CCAACTCCAATCAGAAATCACACTGCTTGAAAGGTAGCCAAACATGGCACTTCTACCCTACATGTATTCAATGATCAAAGTGTGATTAGCAGCTCGTTTTATACAGTTTCCTGATTAACATTCAACTGTTGTGAGCCCGTGTGAAGTGTTCAGGTCCTAAATAAGAGATACTGTACTAGACATTCCAAGAGTATGTCCTTGCGCCTGTTTTCTTGTGGTAATACGTAAGGCCATATATTTTGATGAGATCAAACGAAAATGGCCATTTAGACTGCATAAAGAAAGGCGAcgtaaataatttatatatactaTACTGAATTTCAGATTGAGATTCCTAGATGGTTATTGTATAGTGCTTAACCTAATGCTCTGTGTAACACTTATAATTGCCTGCATCTGCTCTGGGGATTTAGTGGCATATGAGAGAACTACGTGGTTCCTGCCTGATAGACTACAGGCAGGATCTTCCTAGGCCTCACAATCCACACGCGGTTGTCTGTTCCGATGAGTTGtacttgttcttgtgcttgacaGACCTATGAGTCTATGAGTATCACCAGGAATAAGGCCAAACACTTGTAAGAGTACCTTGTAACCATAATTCAGCACCATACAAAATGAATCATTGGATTTTCTGAATTTTCTAATGATTTATCCACACGATTTCATCAGTTTTGCTTGTATGTGCTTTCATATTTCTATTATAGGCGCATGATTCTTGCTAGTGGACTTGAGGGCATGGAAGGATTTCGCCAAAGATGGAGCTTACATGGACAGCTTGGAGACACAAGGTATTAAACTTTGTATTGGTCATGCGTTGTGATCATCTATGTCATAGTTGAAACTCGAAAGAGCTCACTTGTAATTTGTAAATGTGGAATTTGAATATTAAGAAGCTAGTGGGCCTATGGTGATTAACCATGTTTTTAACTATTCGTATGCATTTGAATAATTTATTAATTCAAATCCAGATGGTGGATTAAAATtgcaatatatacatataaaaaacaaggcttgtcattttttttccttccgtGCAGTTGAGATTAAATTTACATCTGAAGTATCATTAATGCATTATGTTTTTGGTGATGTGGAGGATCTGCTTCAGATGAAATGAAGCTGTTACAACCCTAGTCTCCCATGTGTAGGCATGGGTGTCCTTTTATGTGGTTGTCTGTGCTGAGCCTTGTGAAGGGTTGTTTTTCAAGCACTGTGCCATCCTTCATCCTTTTTATTTCTGGGATGTCTTCCAGTCATGATTTCCCCATTATAAGCATAAAGTACTGAACAAATTATATACAAAGGAATTGCATTCAAAATTTCTGGTCACTCCAGTTGAACTTTTGAATTATTTGAGTTCAGAAATGAACTTAATTCTTCATATTGCATGCCAAGCTGTTTTTTCTCTGTTATTCCATTTTGCATGCCAAGTTGTTTTTTCTCTGTTATTCTATTTTGCATGCCAATTTGTGTTTTTGCTGTTCCATtttacattgtttttttttgcaggaaaaggTTGGAAGCGCTGAACAGTGGAATCGTAAAAAGAGGGAGCCAAAGTTCTCCAGTGCAAGAGACAACTCCTGCAGTCAGGAAGAGGTGGTTCCTTTGGTAGGTTAGTTTTCGTTTTCTGATTTGCAAACCAGTGTAGCATATGGTATATTATTGGCCATGGGCATGCACTCGTTCCTTTCCACAGTATGCTGTCTCCAAACCAACAATCGCACCTGCTAACCAGTACAATTTGCATTTATACATAGGCTCCACCcccaacttccaactttccatcacatcacatcacatccaaaactttcctacacacataaactcctaacttttttttttccaaactaccaactttccccaaactttcaacttttttcagtaACTAAACACAGTCATAGCTGCGAGTCTAATGTGAGATCCAGGAAGTCAAAACCGTGGAGCCATTGCTCCTAATACACTCATACATCTTGCTGTGCCTTGTGAACTTACCATAGCCAACCAAATGATCTGTAATTTTTCCACTATTGCCTGGATTGTTTTCGTTGTCAGTAGAGTAATTACTAATTAGCTGGTACACTCAATCCAGTACGGTATTGTTGAAGTACATTGATCCAGATATCCGGAATAGCCTATTAGATTTCTTGGAGCAACATCCTGAAGCAAGATAGCAACTTGAGATCTAGTGTGTTTTCATGGACAATAACACGTGCGTCCCAGGTCATGCTTTACGCCTCACGATGAAGATTACACCGTACTCGTGTCTTCATCAGTTATTCCACTCAAAACCGCATTCCTGAAGATTCGTTGAACCTTTGTGGCCATGCTCACTTGGGTTAGGACATATTCTCGGCGTTTAAGTCTAGTGTGGAAAGATTGTTCaggtacccccccccccccaacccaacccccccccaaaaaaaaaaatggatgtgAGTATTGGAAGAATGGGAGTATTGGATTTACGTTTTTGCGTTAGAATCAAGATGGACAAGCAGATAAACACTTTATTTTTCGTTAGGGAGGAAAGGAAAATATAAATAACTATGGAACAGGCTGATAAGGGTGAGTTAgggagaaaaggaaaatataaataACTTTGGAACAGGCTGATAAGGGTGGATCCTGCGGTTGCCATAACGTAGAGAAGATTGTACTCGAAACCAAGATCAAGAACAAGCAACCGCATTCCGTTGGCCGGGATGTCAAGCGTGGAATCGTTTCATGTggagctcgccgcgcgagtGAGAGAGAAGTTGACTTCCCCAGACTTGATTGGCGAAAAAGCCATGCTTAATTCCAACGACACACGCTTGGTCAGAGCTCAATATGCCACCAATAGACCCCGCCTATAAAAAAGCGCGCGAGCCTGTTCCATCGTATCACAACCACTAACGTGCGTTCACCCCCCTAACAACTATCTCACCCCCCTAACAACTATCTCACCGGCTCGATCAATCTCTCACCGGAGATGGTGCCCGTCCGGCcgtccgcggcggcgctgctgctcgccgccaccgctttcCTCGTCGTCGCGGTGGGCGCCCAGCCGCTGAGCCCGGACAGCCCCATCCTGAGGGACCCCAACGTGATCCCCATCTACATGACCCCCGGCTCGTCGCCCACCGTGGCGAGCTGCTACAACCAGAACAACACGGCGTCGGGCCCCGACTGCACGGTCGAGCCGCGCGCGTGCCCGCGCGGCTGCCGCGACATGTGCTACGTTCACTGCCCCACCTGCAAGCTCGTCTGCCGTAAGAAAACgcatcaaaaagttcaaaacagaATGCATATCATGCATGGTAATAGTAGGTAGGCGCGTTACGTTTGGGGTGGTTTTTGATGATCGGTTTTGCATGTCGGGTTTTGGACTGTGACTGGTGCATGCAGTGTGTGAGCTGACCGGCACGGAGTGCTACGACCCGCggttcgtcggcggcgacggcaacaaGTTCCTGTTCCACGGGCGCAAGGACGCCGACTTCTGCCTGCTCTCCGACGCCAACCTGCACATCAACGCGCACTTCATCGGCAAGCgcaacgcggcggcggcacgggactTCACCTGGGTGCAGGCCCTCGGCATCCGCTTCGGCGGCCACCGCCTCTACCTCGGCGTCAGGAGGACCGTCAGGTgggacgccgccgtcgaccgcctCGTGATCACCTTCGACGGCGCGCCCGTCGAGCTGgacgccgtccccgccgccagcTGGAGCCCAGCCTCCGTTCCGGCGCTCTCGGTCTTCCGCACCGGCCCGGCCAACGGCGTGGTGGTGCGCCTCGACGGCCGGTTCCGCATCGTCGCCAACGCGGTGCCCGTCACGGAGGAGGACTCGAGGATCCACGGCTACGGCCTCACCGCCGACGACAGCCTCGCCCACCTCAATGTGGCGTTCAAGTTCTACTCCATCAGCGCCGACGTGCACGGCGTGCTGGGCCAGACCTACCGCCCCGACTACGTCAGCGCCGGCGTGGACGTGGGCGCCAAGATCCCGGTCATGGGTAGCGCCGGGAAGTACGCCGTTTCCGACATCTTCGCCACGGACTGCGAGGTGGCGCGCTtcgccggcgaggacggcgcgctCGCCTCGTCCGTTGGCATGGTCGACGCGCCGGCCGACGCGCTCTGCGGCAGCGGGAAGGGCAGCGCCGGCCTGGTCTGCAAGAAGTGAGGTGAGAAAGCGAAGTCGTAGAGCTGTTTTTTCTCGGTGTTTAATTACCTATATAAACTAATATAGTAATATATACGTGCTTAGCTGCTGCTACGGTTATTAGTGGTAGTTCAAAGAATAAAAGATTTGGTGATAATTGTCGCGTGTTAGTCGTCGTCGAACGAGCAAACGCTGGGAAGGGAACAAAGTGTTTCTCACTTGTCAGTGCCGTGATTTAGGATGAGATTGCCCGGTTCAAACTTCAAAATCGTGTCGTTGCAATCCTATATCCTCTTTTGTAATCGTGTTTGAGAATAAAAGTTGAACACTGAAGCTTAATTTGTTACGTACTCTATTTGCTTATGTATTTATGTAGTGGCTGCTAAGAAATTCTGAAATTGAAACAATTATGTGTGTCATGACTCATTTGTATTCActatctggaaaaaaaaaaggagatgcaACCAACTTGATCAGTTTGCCGGTTGACCCCAGCGCACTTTGGTTCAGTACAACGTGACAAACAAAAATCCGTTCAGTCTTTGCAGGCCCTCTCATCAACGAAGTCTGGTCCTGTTCTCCTTTTCAGAAGTCCGGTCCTGTATCGCGACGGGATTCCTTGCCGAACCTTGAAACAAACGCCACGCACCCCTGTCTCCCTGCTGGATTCCTGGTCCGGCCTCGCGCTGACGCCTTTTGATCATCTCCGCCCTCTTCTCGGCGCGACGCGAGCCACATAGCATCGTTACCGATCAGGCGATCACCATTAGCCATTAACTCGATCCAGTCCTGGTAGTCGTATTCCTTGCGTCGCTTCGCTGCAAGATGACAGCTTGCTTTCGCAGCGGAGTTACAGTAATATAACGCCGCATGCTCTGGTCGTGAGGTTGCCGGCCATGGCGTAAGGGTAGGAGCAGCGATGGAGGTTGGAGGGTCGCCGGCGGAGAGGAGACAACAGCGATTGCAGCGGCCGACCGGCGAGGATGAGCCTCTGCGCGGTCGGCTCCCGCCAGCGCATGCACGCGAGACgagaaggcggcagcggcggcgacgcggacgccaactccgccgcctcgccctgctGCTCGGCCTCCTCGCTTTCCTCCTCTtcctgcgccggcgccggctcatGCGGCGTCGACGAAGACGCCGGGTCGACGTCCTCGTCGTCGGGGAGTAGGCGCTACACCAGGCTGCACGCGCGCAGGGTGTGTGCACCGGCCGTGCGTGGCTGCGGGAGCGCGCCACCCGGTGCGCGAGGTGGCCGGTGTCGGCGCGccccggcggcgagccggcgacccCGTCCCGTCGTGTGTCATGGCCGCCAAGCCGGCATATGTACTACTAATGTTGACAATTTAGTAGTGTACACAGACGTTCACAATTTGACACAATGTAAGATTGACCAATACTTTTTTGTCACATACTGTCTCTAATTGTTATTCTAGCTTCTGGTTTCTCTGATTGATCTGATATGCTGTTTATGCATTGGTTCAAGTTCAATGAAGGGTTTCCAAAACCGCCGGTTCGCGTGGTTACCGTAGAGTACAGTAAGAGAAAAACCgtggtaacctccttaaattcaaataaatttaaaaaataatttaaaattttaataaattttactaTACGGTTtgtcacggttaccgcggttacagTGCTTACCGACAGGGCGCGGTAATCTGGCTCCAGCGGTTTGGGAAACCACTACTTCGATGAGTCATAACTGCATTGCCCAACCACACCAATATACGAAATTCTTAACAAGCTAGCGCGTCCGCGCACATATATGACTACCGTGTGTCTATGGACGAACATTTTAATTATTGAGTTCAAGGGTAGGCAGAACTAGCGTGCAAAGCACATCACACAGGAAATCTGGAATGGTAACAACCATGATTACACCCACAAACAGGCACAGAAGTTGTTCGTTCTAGCTATCAGAGGCACGGCAAATGCCGCCGGCCTAAGCACTACTGGCCACTAACCACACTATGGTACAAATGCATTGTTTGCCCGTAAAGTAAGCACCCAGGTTCACCGGCACGTGACAAGCAAATTAAGAGCGCTATCAAATTAATTTGTTGAATTAATATCAAGCAATGTGCAATGCTACAACTCGTCGTTCTGAgagtccgcggcggcggcggcgctgctactctgctggcacgcgccgttGGCAGCCAGGCTCTCCAGCCAGATCTCGTCGCGCACGGTGGAGTCGGCGTCGTCGTTGCGGTGCCACGTCCAGCGCGCGGCGGTCGCGTTCACCACGCTCAGCCGCCCGTGCCCGAAGCTCGCCTCCCTCATCAACGAGAGCGGCGCCAGCTTGTGGTTCTTCCGAAAGCTGATATCCAACCAGATTTAGCCGTGAGCTATGGTTAGCTATCAAGATTTGTAAGTTATTTTGCCGGTGTTAATGTTTAGTGCTTACTCAAATGCGAGGCCTTCCCTGTTGCCGCCGTCGCCTATGGTGATGTGCACCGGTCCACACGGGTTCGCCTCGTTGTTATATACCCTTGTCTGCAGCGACAAAGTCAAGACGTGCACTGCTTAGTTGAGAATTGTACGTGTGATCAACCGTTCGAGCAATGGCGCTGATCAAAATCGAACTCACGAAGCGTTCGTAGGCGTGGACATGGCCGGCGAAGACGATGTCGACGCGGGCCTCGTAGAGGAGGCGCTCCATGGCCTTCCTCATGGCCTCGCCCTCCCCCTCGTGCGCCGCGTTCGTGTTGTACCAGGGCGCGTGCAGCAGCACCACGACCCAGGGCGTCGCGccgcggtcgacggcggcgaggtcgcgggCCAGCCACCTGTACTGCTCCGAGCTCGAGTTGAAGTCGGCGTACGAGCCGAGCATGACGACgtggacggcgccgccggcggcgtcgaaggAGTAGTAGAGGCTGGTCCCCGAGCCGCTCTCCTCGTACGGCATCCGCCACCGCGCGGCGTACGCCGTGAACGGCCGCGGCCAGCCCGGGAGCGCCATCGCGGCCTCCACCTCGTGGTTCCCTTCGGTGAccatccatggccgccggctcGCGTACTTCTGCACGAACCGGCCGAACGAGTCCCACAGCGGCTGCTGGGCGTCGGCGTAGGACAGGTCGCCGGGAACCAGCAGCACGTCGTAGTCGGACCTGCCGACGTGGGACAGCGTCGACGCCGTCCACTCGGTCTGCCCAAGATCCcccgcgacggcgagctcgactGGGAGCGCGGCCGGCGGGGTCCTGAGGCCGAACTCGTCGCCGGCCATGCCGCACCGGTAGTAGTACACCGTGCCGGGATCCAGCGGTCCGATCTTGACGTGGTGGATCTTGCCGGAGGAGTAGAGGAAGTAGCGGTAGGATGTGTGCTCGCCGGTGGCCGACGCCGTGTAGTTCCCGGAGACCTTGCCATACTCCACCACGGACTTGACGTGCTTGTCCTCCGTGATCCATGACACTCTCATATGGTTCGCCCCGACGAGCGACACATGAACCTAGATACAAACGGATCAATCATCGATCGTCATTTCCCTAAACGAATATAGAACGCATCCTCAAGAACTCGCATTTGTGTACGTAGTATACCTGTTGAGGATGTGAGGCGGGC
This window of the Oryza sativa Japonica Group chromosome 4, ASM3414082v1 genome carries:
- the LOC4335768 gene encoding uncharacterized protein; amino-acid sequence: MVPVRPSAAALLLAATAFLVVAVGAQPLSPDSPILRDPNVIPIYMTPGSSPTVASCYNQNNTASGPDCTVEPRACPRGCRDMCYVHCPTCKLVCLCELTGTECYDPRFVGGDGNKFLFHGRKDADFCLLSDANLHINAHFIGKRNAAAARDFTWVQALGIRFGGHRLYLGVRRTVRWDAAVDRLVITFDGAPVELDAVPAASWSPASVPALSVFRTGPANGVVVRLDGRFRIVANAVPVTEEDSRIHGYGLTADDSLAHLNVAFKFYSISADVHGVLGQTYRPDYVSAGVDVGAKIPVMGSAGKYAVSDIFATDCEVARFAGEDGALASSVGMVDAPADALCGSGKGSAGLVCKK
- the LOC4335770 gene encoding purple acid phosphatase 22, yielding MVPCTTTSPVSGCFHLPRYDAPRKMTRRADDLLVAGTLVISIVFFRCAAAVAATEYVRPPPGRVIFTEHTKPASHPQQVHVSLVGANHMRVSWITEDKHVKSVVEYGKVSGNYTASATGEHTSYRYFLYSSGKIHHVKIGPLDPGTVYYYRCGMAGDEFGLRTPPAALPVELAVAGDLGQTEWTASTLSHVGRSDYDVLLVPGDLSYADAQQPLWDSFGRFVQKYASRRPWMVTEGNHEVEAAMALPGWPRPFTAYAARWRMPYEESGSGTSLYYSFDAAGGAVHVVMLGSYADFNSSSEQYRWLARDLAAVDRGATPWVVVLLHAPWYNTNAAHEGEGEAMRKAMERLLYEARVDIVFAGHVHAYERFTRVYNNEANPCGPVHITIGDGGNREGLAFDFRKNHKLAPLSLMREASFGHGRLSVVNATAARWTWHRNDDADSTVRDEIWLESLAANGACQQSSSAAAAADSQNDEL